In a single window of the Rhodamnia argentea isolate NSW1041297 chromosome 2, ASM2092103v1, whole genome shotgun sequence genome:
- the LOC115746254 gene encoding endo-1,4-beta-xylanase 1-like isoform X1 — protein MRRVCPCCFTSLAQTHPKHRSHQVSKETADNRKTISASDNSEYLNQVMANSSSSQGTNIIQNHNFAVGMHSWRPNCCESWVVSGESGDSYAVVTNRKECWQGLEQDITSKVSPGSTYSVSACVGVSGSLQGSADVLASLRLEYQDCATTYKRIGITSVSKERWDKVEGSFSLSSMPNQVVFYLEGPSPGIDLLIKSVVITCPSANGKERVDRECIAAGDENIILNPIFDDGLNNWAGRGCKIFLHDSMADGKIVPQSGKYFASAAERTQTWNGIQQEVTGRLQRKRAYEVTALVRIFGNNVSSTGVQITLWTQMPDLREQYIGIAKVQATDKDWTQMQGKFLLNSSPSKVIIYIEGPPAGTDILVNSLTVRHAAKAAPSPPPIIENPAFGVNIIENSDLNNGTNGWFPLGSCTLNIQTGSPHILPPVARDSLGPHEPLSGRYILVTNRTDTWMGPAQMITDKLKLFLTYQVSTWVRIGSGASGPQNINVALGVDNQWVNGGQVEANDDRWHELSGSFRIEKQPSKVMVYIQGPASGVDLMVAGVQIFPVDRHARFKHLKNLTDKLRKRDVVLKFSGADSSSLLDATVIVKQTQNSFPFGSCISRTNIDNEDFVDFFVKNFNWAVFGNELKWYWTEPQKGNFNYRDADEMLDLCKNHGIETRGHCIFWEVESMVQSWVRSLNNNDLMSAVQNRLNGLLSRYKGKFNHYDVNNEMLHGSFFQGRLGKDIRANMFKTAHRLDPSASLFVNDYHVEDGCDPKSCPESYIEQILDLQEQGSPVGGIGIQGHIDSPVGPIVSSALDKLGILGLPIWFTELDVSSVNEYVRADDLEVMLREAFAHAAVDGIMLWGFWELFMSRDNAHLVNAEGDVNEAGKRYLALRKEWSSHAHGHVDEQGEFAFRGFHGTYDVTIVTTAKRTTKSFVVDEGESPLVVSISL, from the exons ATGAGAAGGGTTTGTCCCTGCTGCTTCACAAGTCTTGCCCAAACCCATCCCAAGCACCGGAGCCATCAG GTATCCAAAGAGACTGCTGATAACCGAAAGACTATAAGTGCTAGCGACAACTCAGAG TATCTGAACCAGGTCATGGCCAACTCAAGCAGTAGTCAAGGGACAAATATCATACAGAATCATAATTTCGCTGTTGGAATGCATTCTTGGCGTCCCAATTGCTGTGAAAGCTGGGTGGTCTCTGGAGAATCGGGTGATTCCTATGCTGTGGTTACAAATAGAAAAGAATGCTGGCAAGGATTGGAACAAGACATCACAAGCAAGGTTTCTCCAGGTTCCACTTATTCTGTTTCTGCCTGTGTTGGAGTGTCGGGGTCTCTTCAAGGCTCTGCTGATGTATTGGCAAGTCTGAGGCTAGAATACCAAGATTGTGCAACTACATATAAGCGCATTGGAAT AACTTCTGTATCAAAAGAGAGGTGGGACAAGGTGGAGGGCTCATTTTCTTTGTCAAGTATGCCAAACCAAGTTGTCTTTTACCTTGAAGGGCCTTCTCCTGGAATAGACTTACTTATAAAATCAGTGGTGATAACGTGTCCAAGTGCAAACGGAAAAGAG AGAGTGGACAGGGAATGCATAGCTGCTGGTGATGAGAACATCATCCTTAATCCCATATTTGATGATGGATTGAACAATTGGGCTGGGAGAGGTTGTAAGATTTTCTTACACGACTCTATGGCTGATGGGAAGATAGTTCCACAGTCCGGGAAGTACTTTGCATCTGCAGCAGAACGGACCCAGACCTGGAATGGGATTCAGCAAGAAGTTACTGGAAGGCTGCAAAGAAAACGTGCTTATGAAGTCACTGCACTGGTTCGTATATTTGGTAACAATGTCAGCAGCACTGGCGTCCAGATCACACTGTGGACCCAAATGCCAGATCTCCGTGAGCAGTACATAGGCATAGCCAA GGTGCAAGCAACAGACAAGGACTGGACACAAATGCAGGGGAAGTTTCTCTTGAATAGTTCCCCGTCAAAAGTTATTATCTACATTGAAGGTCCACCTGCGGGTACCGATATTCTTGTGAACAGCTTAACAGTGAGGCATGCAGCAAAAGCTGCTCCTTCTCCTCCACCAATTATTGAG AATCCAGCTTTTGGAGTAAATATAATTGAGAACAGTGACCTAAACAATGGGACTAATGGATGGTTCCCCCTTGGTAGCTGCACTTTGAACATTCAAACTGGTTCGCCGCACATTCTTCCCCCAGTGGCAAGAGATTCGCTTGGGCCTCATGAACCTTTGAGTGGCCGTTACATCCTCGTGACAAATCGCACAGACACTTGGATGGGCCCTGCTCAGATGATCACTGATAAGCTCAAACTCTTTTTGACATATCAAGTTTCCACTTGGGTACGGATAGGTTCTGGTGCAAGTGGTCCTCAAAATATTAATGTTGCACTTGGTGTGGACAACCAATGGGTGAATGGTGGACAAGTCGAGGCTAATGATGACAGATGGCATGAACTTAGTGGTTCATTCAGAATCGAAAAGCAACCATCAAAGGTCATGGTCTACATCCAGGGTCCTGCTTCAGGTGTTGACTTGATGGTTGCAGGGGTTCAAATATTCCCTGTTGATCGACATGCGAGGTTTAAGCATCTGAAAAATCTGACTGATAAG CTCCGTAAGCGTGATGTTGTCTTGAAGTTTTCTGGTGCGGATTCAAGCAGCTTGCTTGATGCTACCGTGATTGTCAAACAGACACAAAACAGTTTTCCGTTTGGCTCGTGCATAAGCAGAACAAACATAGATAACGAAGATTTTGTTGATTTCTTCGTAAAGAATTTCAACTGGGCTGTTTTTGGGAATGAATTGAAGTGGTACTGGACGGAGCCTCAAAAGGGAAACTTTAACTACCGGGATGCCGATGAGATGCTTGACTTGTGTAAGAACCACGGCATAGAAACCAGAGGCCATTGTATCTTTTGGGAAGTGGAGAGCATGGTTCAGTCATGGGTCCGATCCCTCAACAACAATGACTTGATGAGCGCTGTTCAAAACCGTTTAAACGGGCTTCTTTCTCGCTACAAGGGCAAGTTCAATCACTATGATGTGAACAACGAGATGCTGCACGGATCATTCTTTCAAGGTAGATTGGGAAAAGATATCCGAGCAAATATGTTTAAGACAGCACACCGACTAGATCCTTCTGCCTCACTGTTTGTGAATGATTACCATGTGGAAGATGGGTGCGATCCCAAGTCATGCCCTGAGAGCTACATAGAACAGATTCTTGATCTACAGGAACAAGGCTCACCGGTTGGCGGAATCGGGATTCAAGGGCATATAGATAGTCCAGTGGGACCAATTGTTAGTTCGGCTTTGGATAAGCTGGGCATTCTCGGCCTTCCGATATGGTTCACTGAGCTCGATGTGTCCTCTGTTAATGAGTACGTACGAGCTGATGATCTGGAAGTCATGCTCCGAGAAGCATTTGCACATGCTGCAGTCGATGGGATAATGCTGTGGGGCTTCTGGGAGCTGTTTATGAGCCGAGACAACGCGCACCTGGTCAACGCGGAGGGGGATGTCAATGAAGCCGGCAAGAGATACCTCGCACTCAGGAAGGAGTGGTCGTCTCATGCTCATGGACATGTTGACGAACAAGGCGAGTTTGCGTTCAGAGGATTCCACGGGACATACGACGTCACGATCGTTACCACTGCTAAACGGACTACGAAGAGCTTTGTCGTTGATGAGGGCGAGTCCCCGCTCGTCGTGTCTATAAGTCTTTGA
- the LOC115746254 gene encoding endo-1,4-beta-xylanase 1-like isoform X4 — MANSSGSQGSNIIQNHNFSGGMRSWHPICCESWVVSAGSGDCYAVVTNRKECWQGLEQDITSRVSPGTTYSVSACVGVSGSLQDSADVLATLRLEHQDGETTYKRIGITSVSKERWDKVEGTFSLSSLPNRVVFYLEGPSPGIDLLIKSVVITCTSTNGKERVDRECIAAGDENIILNPIFDDGLNNWAGRGCKIFLHDSMADGKIVPQSGKYFASAAERTQTWNGIQQEVTGRLQRKRAYEVTALVRIFGNNVSSTGVQITLWTQMPDLREQYIGIAKVQATDKDWTQMQGKFLLNSSPSKVIIYIEGPPAGTDILVNSLTVRHAAKAAPSPPPIIENPAFGVNIIENSDLNNGTNGWFPLGSCTLNIQTGSPHILPPVARDSLGPHEPLSGRYILVTNRTDTWMGPAQMITDKLKLFLTYQVSTWVRIGSGASGPQNINVALGVDNQWVNGGQVEANDDRWHELSGSFRIEKQPSKVMVYIQGPASGVDLMVAGVQIFPVDRHARFKHLKNLTDKLRKRDVVLKFSGADSSSLLDATVIVKQTQNSFPFGSCISRTNIDNEDFVDFFVKNFNWAVFGNELKWYWTEPQKGNFNYRDADEMLDLCKNHGIETRGHCIFWEVESMVQSWVRSLNNNDLMSAVQNRLNGLLSRYKGKFNHYDVNNEMLHGSFFQGRLGKDIRANMFKTAHRLDPSASLFVNDYHVEDGCDPKSCPESYIEQILDLQEQGSPVGGIGIQGHIDSPVGPIVSSALDKLGILGLPIWFTELDVSSVNEYVRADDLEVMLREAFAHAAVDGIMLWGFWELFMSRDNAHLVNAEGDVNEAGKRYLALRKEWSSHAHGHVDEQGEFAFRGFHGTYDVTIVTTAKRTTKSFVVDEGESPLVVSISL, encoded by the exons ATGGCCAATTCAAGCGGTAGCCAAGGGAGTAATATCATACAGAATCATAATTTCTCTGGTGGAATGCGTTCTTGGCACCCCATTTGCTGTGAAAGCTGGGTGGTCTCTGCAGGCTCGGGTGATTGCTATGCTGTGGTTACTAATAGAAAAGAATGCTGGCAAGGATTGGAACAAGACATCACAAGCAGGGTTTCTCCAGGTACCACTTATTCTGTTTCTGCCTGTGTTGGAGTGTCGGGGTCTCTTCAAGACTCTGCTGACGTCTTGGCAACTCTAAGGCTAGAACACCAAGATGGTGAAACCACATATAAGCGCATTGGAAT AACTTCTGTATCAAAAGAGAGGTGGGACAAGGTGGAGGGCACATTTTCATTATCAAGTCTGCCAAACCGAGTTGTCTTTTACCTTGAAGGGCCATCTCCTGGAATAGACTTACTTATAAAATCAGTGGTGATAACTTGTACAAGCACAAATGGAAAAGAG AGAGTGGACAGGGAATGCATAGCTGCTGGTGATGAGAACATCATCCTTAATCCCATATTTGATGATGGATTGAACAATTGGGCTGGGAGAGGTTGTAAGATTTTCTTACACGACTCTATGGCTGATGGGAAGATAGTTCCACAGTCCGGGAAGTACTTTGCATCTGCAGCAGAACGGACCCAGACCTGGAATGGGATTCAGCAAGAAGTTACTGGAAGGCTGCAAAGAAAACGTGCTTATGAAGTCACTGCACTGGTTCGTATATTTGGTAACAATGTCAGCAGCACTGGCGTCCAGATCACACTGTGGACCCAAATGCCAGATCTCCGTGAGCAGTACATAGGCATAGCCAA GGTGCAAGCAACAGACAAGGACTGGACACAAATGCAGGGGAAGTTTCTCTTGAATAGTTCCCCGTCAAAAGTTATTATCTACATTGAAGGTCCACCTGCGGGTACCGATATTCTTGTGAACAGCTTAACAGTGAGGCATGCAGCAAAAGCTGCTCCTTCTCCTCCACCAATTATTGAG AATCCAGCTTTTGGAGTAAATATAATTGAGAACAGTGACCTAAACAATGGGACTAATGGATGGTTCCCCCTTGGTAGCTGCACTTTGAACATTCAAACTGGTTCGCCGCACATTCTTCCCCCAGTGGCAAGAGATTCGCTTGGGCCTCATGAACCTTTGAGTGGCCGTTACATCCTCGTGACAAATCGCACAGACACTTGGATGGGCCCTGCTCAGATGATCACTGATAAGCTCAAACTCTTTTTGACATATCAAGTTTCCACTTGGGTACGGATAGGTTCTGGTGCAAGTGGTCCTCAAAATATTAATGTTGCACTTGGTGTGGACAACCAATGGGTGAATGGTGGACAAGTCGAGGCTAATGATGACAGATGGCATGAACTTAGTGGTTCATTCAGAATCGAAAAGCAACCATCAAAGGTCATGGTCTACATCCAGGGTCCTGCTTCAGGTGTTGACTTGATGGTTGCAGGGGTTCAAATATTCCCTGTTGATCGACATGCGAGGTTTAAGCATCTGAAAAATCTGACTGATAAG CTCCGTAAGCGTGATGTTGTCTTGAAGTTTTCTGGTGCGGATTCAAGCAGCTTGCTTGATGCTACCGTGATTGTCAAACAGACACAAAACAGTTTTCCGTTTGGCTCGTGCATAAGCAGAACAAACATAGATAACGAAGATTTTGTTGATTTCTTCGTAAAGAATTTCAACTGGGCTGTTTTTGGGAATGAATTGAAGTGGTACTGGACGGAGCCTCAAAAGGGAAACTTTAACTACCGGGATGCCGATGAGATGCTTGACTTGTGTAAGAACCACGGCATAGAAACCAGAGGCCATTGTATCTTTTGGGAAGTGGAGAGCATGGTTCAGTCATGGGTCCGATCCCTCAACAACAATGACTTGATGAGCGCTGTTCAAAACCGTTTAAACGGGCTTCTTTCTCGCTACAAGGGCAAGTTCAATCACTATGATGTGAACAACGAGATGCTGCACGGATCATTCTTTCAAGGTAGATTGGGAAAAGATATCCGAGCAAATATGTTTAAGACAGCACACCGACTAGATCCTTCTGCCTCACTGTTTGTGAATGATTACCATGTGGAAGATGGGTGCGATCCCAAGTCATGCCCTGAGAGCTACATAGAACAGATTCTTGATCTACAGGAACAAGGCTCACCGGTTGGCGGAATCGGGATTCAAGGGCATATAGATAGTCCAGTGGGACCAATTGTTAGTTCGGCTTTGGATAAGCTGGGCATTCTCGGCCTTCCGATATGGTTCACTGAGCTCGATGTGTCCTCTGTTAATGAGTACGTACGAGCTGATGATCTGGAAGTCATGCTCCGAGAAGCATTTGCACATGCTGCAGTCGATGGGATAATGCTGTGGGGCTTCTGGGAGCTGTTTATGAGCCGAGACAACGCGCACCTGGTCAACGCGGAGGGGGATGTCAATGAAGCCGGCAAGAGATACCTCGCACTCAGGAAGGAGTGGTCGTCTCATGCTCATGGACATGTTGACGAACAAGGCGAGTTTGCGTTCAGAGGATTCCACGGGACATACGACGTCACGATCGTTACCACTGCTAAACGGACTACGAAGAGCTTTGTCGTTGATGAGGGCGAGTCCCCGCTCGTCGTGTCTATAAGTCTTTGA
- the LOC115746254 gene encoding endo-1,4-beta-xylanase 1-like isoform X2, with protein sequence MANSSGSQGSNIIQNHNFSGGMRSWHPICCESWVVSAGSGDCYAVVTNRKECWQGLEQDITSRVSPGTTYSVSACVGVSGSLQDSADVLATLRLEHQDGETTYKRIGITSVSKERWDKVEGTFSLSSLPNRVVFYLEGPSPGIDLLIKSVVITCTSTNGKERVDRGCIAANHENIILNPVFDDGLNNWAGRGCKIVLEDSMADGKIVPQSGKYFASAKERTQTWNGIQQEVTGRLERKLAYEVTALVRIVGTDVSNNGVWLTLWTQMPDLREQYLGLGKVQATDKDWSQMQGKFLLNSCPSKVIISIEGPPAGTDILVDSLTVKHAAKAAPSPPPIIKNPAFGVNILENSDLNDGTNGWLPLGNCTLSVQTGSPHILPPLAGESLEPHEPLSGHYILVTNRTQTWMGAAQMITNKLKLFLTYQVSAWVRIDSGANGPQNIGVALTVDSQWVNAGQVEANDDRWLELSGSFRIEKQPSKVMVYIQGPASGVDLMVSGFQIFPVDRYARFKHLKKQTDKLRKRDVVLKFSGVNSSSLLGATVIVKQTQSSFPFGSCISRTNIDNEDFVDFFIKNFNWAVFENELKWNSTEPQQGNFNYRDADEMLHLCKSHSIETRGHCIFWEVESAVQAWLRSLNDNDLMSALQNRLNGLLSRYKGKFNHYDVNNEMLHGSFFQGRLGKDIRANMFKTAHQLDPSATLFVNDFNVENGCDPKSSPESYIEQILDLQERGAPVGGIGIQGHIYSPVGPIVSSALDKLGILGLPIWFTELGVSSVNEHVRADDLEVMLREAFAHAAVDGIVLWGFWELLMFRDNAHLVNAEGDVNEAGKRYLALRKEWSSHAHGHVDEQGEFVFRGFHGTFDVEIIATSKRTTKSIVVEKGESPLVVSISLSREHGSVGN encoded by the exons ATGGCCAATTCAAGCGGTAGCCAAGGGAGTAATATCATACAGAATCATAATTTCTCTGGTGGAATGCGTTCTTGGCACCCCATTTGCTGTGAAAGCTGGGTGGTCTCTGCAGGCTCGGGTGATTGCTATGCTGTGGTTACTAATAGAAAAGAATGCTGGCAAGGATTGGAACAAGACATCACAAGCAGGGTTTCTCCAGGTACCACTTATTCTGTTTCTGCCTGTGTTGGAGTGTCGGGGTCTCTTCAAGACTCTGCTGACGTCTTGGCAACTCTAAGGCTAGAACACCAAGATGGTGAAACCACATATAAGCGCATTGGAAT AACTTCTGTATCAAAAGAGAGGTGGGACAAGGTGGAGGGCACATTTTCATTATCAAGTCTGCCAAACCGAGTTGTCTTTTACCTTGAAGGGCCATCTCCTGGAATAGACTTACTTATAAAATCAGTGGTGATAACTTGTACAAGCACAAATGGAAAAGAG AGAGTGGACAGGGGATGCATTGCTGCTAATCATGAGAACATTATCCTCAATCCCGTATTTGATGATGGATTGAACAATTGGGCTGGTAGAGGTTGCAAGATCGTCCTAGAGGACTCTATGGCAGATGGGAAGATTGTTCCACAGTCTGGGAAGTACTTTGCATCTGCAAAAGAGCGTACACAGACCTGGAATGGGATTCAGCAAGAAGTTACTGGAAGGCTGGAAAGAAAACTTGCTTATGAGGTCACTGCACTGGTTCGTATAGTTGGTACTGACGTAAGCAACAATGGCGTGTGGCTCACACTGTGGACCCAAATGCCAGATCTCCGTGAGCAGTACTTAGGCTTAGGCAA AGTGCAAGCAACAGATAAGGATTGGTCACAAATGCAGGGGAAGTTTCTCTTGAATAGTTGCCCGTCGAAAGTAATCATCTCCATTGAAGGTCCACCTGCGGGTACTGATATTCTTGTGGACAGCTTAACAGTAAAGCATGCGGCGAAAGCTGCTCCTTCTCCTCCACCAATTATCAAG AATCCAGCTTTTGGAGTAAATATACTGGAGAACAGTGACCTAAATGATGGGACTAATGGGTGGCTTCCCCTTGGTAACTGCACTTTGAGCGTTCAAACTGGTTCACCACACATTCTTCCCCCATTGGCAGGAGAATCGCTTGAGCCTCATGAACCTTTGAGTGGCCATTACATCCTTGTGACAAATCGCACTCAGACTTGGATGGGCGCTGCTCAGATGATCACTAATAAGCTCAAACTCTTTCTGACATATCAAGTTTCCGCGTGGGTCCGGATAGATTCTGGTGCAAATGGTCCTCAAAATATTGGCGTTGCACTTACTGTGGACAGCCAATGGGTCAATGCCGGGCAAGTCGAGGCTAATGATGACAGATGGCTTGAACTTAGCGGCTCATTCAGAATTGAAAAGCAACCCTCGAAGGTCATGGTCTACATCCAAGGTCCTGCTTCGGGTGTCGACTTGATGGTTTCAGGGTTTCAAATTTTCCCTGTCGATCGATATGCGAGATTTAAGCATTTGAAAAAGCAGACTGATAAG CTCCGTAAGCGTGATGTCGTCCTGAAGTTTTCTGGTGTGAATTCAAGCAGCTTGCTTGGTGCTACCGTGATCGTCAAACAGACACAAAGTAGTTTTCCATTTGGCTCCTGCATAAGCAGAACAAACATAGATAACGAAGATTTTGTTGATTTCTTTATAAAGAACTTCAACTGGGCTGTTTTCGAGAATGAATTGAAGTGGAACTCGACAGAGCCACAACAGGGAAATTTTAACTACCGGGATGCTGATGAGATGCTCCACTTGTGTAAGAGCCACAGCATTGAAACCAGAGGCCACTGTATCTTTTGGGAAGTCGAGAGCGCGGTTCAGGCATGGCTCCGATCCCTCAACGACAATGACTTGATGAGCGCACTTCAAAACCGTTTGAATGGGCTTCTTTCTCGCTACAAGGGCAAGTTCAATCACTATGATGTGAACAACGAGATGCTGCACGGATCATTCTTTCAAGGAAGATTAGGAAAAGATATCCGAGCAAATATGTTTAAGACCGCACACCAACTAGATCCATCTGCCACACTATTTGTGAATGATTTCAATGTGGAAAATGGGTGCGATCCAAAATCATCCCCTGAGAGCTACATAGAACAGATTCTTGATCTACAGGAGCGAGGCGCACCTGTTGGCGGAATCGGGATTCAAGGGCATATATATAGTCCAGTGGGACCAATCGTCAGTTCAGCTTTGGATAAGCTGGGCATTCTTGGCCTTCCGATATGGTTCACTGAGCTCGGTGTTTCCTCTGTTAATGAGCACGTAAGAGCTGATGATCTGGAAGTCATGCTTCGGGAAGCATTTGCCCATGCTGCAGTGGATGGGATAGTGCTGTGGGGATTCTGGGAGCTGCTGATGTTCCGGGACAATGCCCACCTGGTCAATGCCGAGGGGGATGTCAATGAAGCCGGCAAGAGATACCTCGCCCTCAGGAAAGAGTGGTCCTCTCATGCTCACGGACATGTTGACGAACAGGGCGAGTTCGTGTTCAGAGGCTTTCACGGGACATTCGATGTCGAGATCATTGCCACTTCTAAACGGACAACAAAGAGCATTGTCGTCGAGAAGGGCGAGTCCCCGCTCGTCGTGTCTATAAGTCTTTCGCGTGAGCATGGGAGTGTTGGCAACTGA
- the LOC115746254 gene encoding endo-1,4-beta-xylanase 1-like isoform X3, with product MANSSGSQGSNIIQNHNFSGGMRSWHPICCESWVVSAGSGDCYAVVTNRKECWQGLEQDITSRVSPGTTYSVSACVGVSGSLQDSADVLATLRLEHQDGETTYKRIGITSVSKERWDKVEGSFSLSSMPNQVVFYLEGPSPGIDLLIKSVVITCPSANGKERVDRECIAAGDENIILNPIFDDGLNNWAGRGCKIFLHDSMADGKIVPQSGKYFASAAERTQTWNGIQQEVTGRLQRKRAYEVTALVRIFGNNVSSTGVQITLWTQMPDLREQYIGIAKVQATDKDWTQMQGKFLLNSSPSKVIIYIEGPPAGTDILVNSLTVRHAAKAAPSPPPIIENPAFGVNIIENSDLNNGTNGWFPLGSCTLNIQTGSPHILPPVARDSLGPHEPLSGRYILVTNRTDTWMGPAQMITDKLKLFLTYQVSTWVRIGSGASGPQNINVALGVDNQWVNGGQVEANDDRWHELSGSFRIEKQPSKVMVYIQGPASGVDLMVAGVQIFPVDRHARFKHLKNLTDKLRKRDVVLKFSGADSSSLLDATVIVKQTQNSFPFGSCISRTNIDNEDFVDFFVKNFNWAVFGNELKWYWTEPQKGNFNYRDADEMLDLCKNHGIETRGHCIFWEVESMVQSWVRSLNNNDLMSAVQNRLNGLLSRYKGKFNHYDVNNEMLHGSFFQGRLGKDIRANMFKTAHRLDPSASLFVNDYHVEDGCDPKSCPESYIEQILDLQEQGSPVGGIGIQGHIDSPVGPIVSSALDKLGILGLPIWFTELDVSSVNEYVRADDLEVMLREAFAHAAVDGIMLWGFWELFMSRDNAHLVNAEGDVNEAGKRYLALRKEWSSHAHGHVDEQGEFAFRGFHGTYDVTIVTTAKRTTKSFVVDEGESPLVVSISL from the exons ATGGCCAATTCAAGCGGTAGCCAAGGGAGTAATATCATACAGAATCATAATTTCTCTGGTGGAATGCGTTCTTGGCACCCCATTTGCTGTGAAAGCTGGGTGGTCTCTGCAGGCTCGGGTGATTGCTATGCTGTGGTTACTAATAGAAAAGAATGCTGGCAAGGATTGGAACAAGACATCACAAGCAGGGTTTCTCCAGGTACCACTTATTCTGTTTCTGCCTGTGTTGGAGTGTCGGGGTCTCTTCAAGACTCTGCTGACGTCTTGGCAACTCTAAGGCTAGAACACCAAGATGGTGAAACCACATATAAGCGCATTGGAAT AACTTCTGTATCAAAAGAGAGGTGGGACAAGGTGGAGGGCTCATTTTCTTTGTCAAGTATGCCAAACCAAGTTGTCTTTTACCTTGAAGGGCCTTCTCCTGGAATAGACTTACTTATAAAATCAGTGGTGATAACGTGTCCAAGTGCAAACGGAAAAGAG AGAGTGGACAGGGAATGCATAGCTGCTGGTGATGAGAACATCATCCTTAATCCCATATTTGATGATGGATTGAACAATTGGGCTGGGAGAGGTTGTAAGATTTTCTTACACGACTCTATGGCTGATGGGAAGATAGTTCCACAGTCCGGGAAGTACTTTGCATCTGCAGCAGAACGGACCCAGACCTGGAATGGGATTCAGCAAGAAGTTACTGGAAGGCTGCAAAGAAAACGTGCTTATGAAGTCACTGCACTGGTTCGTATATTTGGTAACAATGTCAGCAGCACTGGCGTCCAGATCACACTGTGGACCCAAATGCCAGATCTCCGTGAGCAGTACATAGGCATAGCCAA GGTGCAAGCAACAGACAAGGACTGGACACAAATGCAGGGGAAGTTTCTCTTGAATAGTTCCCCGTCAAAAGTTATTATCTACATTGAAGGTCCACCTGCGGGTACCGATATTCTTGTGAACAGCTTAACAGTGAGGCATGCAGCAAAAGCTGCTCCTTCTCCTCCACCAATTATTGAG AATCCAGCTTTTGGAGTAAATATAATTGAGAACAGTGACCTAAACAATGGGACTAATGGATGGTTCCCCCTTGGTAGCTGCACTTTGAACATTCAAACTGGTTCGCCGCACATTCTTCCCCCAGTGGCAAGAGATTCGCTTGGGCCTCATGAACCTTTGAGTGGCCGTTACATCCTCGTGACAAATCGCACAGACACTTGGATGGGCCCTGCTCAGATGATCACTGATAAGCTCAAACTCTTTTTGACATATCAAGTTTCCACTTGGGTACGGATAGGTTCTGGTGCAAGTGGTCCTCAAAATATTAATGTTGCACTTGGTGTGGACAACCAATGGGTGAATGGTGGACAAGTCGAGGCTAATGATGACAGATGGCATGAACTTAGTGGTTCATTCAGAATCGAAAAGCAACCATCAAAGGTCATGGTCTACATCCAGGGTCCTGCTTCAGGTGTTGACTTGATGGTTGCAGGGGTTCAAATATTCCCTGTTGATCGACATGCGAGGTTTAAGCATCTGAAAAATCTGACTGATAAG CTCCGTAAGCGTGATGTTGTCTTGAAGTTTTCTGGTGCGGATTCAAGCAGCTTGCTTGATGCTACCGTGATTGTCAAACAGACACAAAACAGTTTTCCGTTTGGCTCGTGCATAAGCAGAACAAACATAGATAACGAAGATTTTGTTGATTTCTTCGTAAAGAATTTCAACTGGGCTGTTTTTGGGAATGAATTGAAGTGGTACTGGACGGAGCCTCAAAAGGGAAACTTTAACTACCGGGATGCCGATGAGATGCTTGACTTGTGTAAGAACCACGGCATAGAAACCAGAGGCCATTGTATCTTTTGGGAAGTGGAGAGCATGGTTCAGTCATGGGTCCGATCCCTCAACAACAATGACTTGATGAGCGCTGTTCAAAACCGTTTAAACGGGCTTCTTTCTCGCTACAAGGGCAAGTTCAATCACTATGATGTGAACAACGAGATGCTGCACGGATCATTCTTTCAAGGTAGATTGGGAAAAGATATCCGAGCAAATATGTTTAAGACAGCACACCGACTAGATCCTTCTGCCTCACTGTTTGTGAATGATTACCATGTGGAAGATGGGTGCGATCCCAAGTCATGCCCTGAGAGCTACATAGAACAGATTCTTGATCTACAGGAACAAGGCTCACCGGTTGGCGGAATCGGGATTCAAGGGCATATAGATAGTCCAGTGGGACCAATTGTTAGTTCGGCTTTGGATAAGCTGGGCATTCTCGGCCTTCCGATATGGTTCACTGAGCTCGATGTGTCCTCTGTTAATGAGTACGTACGAGCTGATGATCTGGAAGTCATGCTCCGAGAAGCATTTGCACATGCTGCAGTCGATGGGATAATGCTGTGGGGCTTCTGGGAGCTGTTTATGAGCCGAGACAACGCGCACCTGGTCAACGCGGAGGGGGATGTCAATGAAGCCGGCAAGAGATACCTCGCACTCAGGAAGGAGTGGTCGTCTCATGCTCATGGACATGTTGACGAACAAGGCGAGTTTGCGTTCAGAGGATTCCACGGGACATACGACGTCACGATCGTTACCACTGCTAAACGGACTACGAAGAGCTTTGTCGTTGATGAGGGCGAGTCCCCGCTCGTCGTGTCTATAAGTCTTTGA